A window of the Fusarium poae strain DAOMC 252244 chromosome 3, whole genome shotgun sequence genome harbors these coding sequences:
- a CDS encoding hypothetical protein (SECRETED:SignalP(1-17)~BUSCO:46673at5125~CAZy:AA11), with protein sequence MFTKAFTIATLASYASAHMLMANPKPYGGPNNSPLKDDGSDFPCKGAVNDGASTNSYKAGSTQQLSFIGSAVHGGGSCQVSLTTDKNPTKDSVWKVIHSIEGGCPAKNQAGNYPENANAENPDKYDFKIPEELAAGDYVLAWTWFNHVGNREMYMNCAAVNIEGQGGSEGYLDSLPDMFVANIGNKCETLADTDLAFPNPGKSVSKLKSKLDPPKGTGCQAAGSGSGDGSSDGGPSGSDPEPSAPAAAPTTDAGSQPTQPSVTPPPAPGSGDGSSGAPEIPGGAFITVSQPAASQPSATQAPETPAAPGTPDNSADEGSGSDGGSGPDNNGGDSGSGSGGFAAGTACTTEGEWNCIGGSSFQRCASGTWTPSQGLSPGVTCTPGQGADISMSVKRGKRNMRRSLRHVA encoded by the coding sequence ATGTTCACGAAGGCTTTCACCATTGCCACTTTGGCTTCCTACGCCAGTGCTCACATGCTTATGGCCAACCCTAAACCTTATGGAGGTCCTAACAACAGTCCTCTCAAGGACGATGGATCTGACTTTCCCTGCAAGGGAGCAGTCAACGATGGTGCATCAACCAACAGTTATAAGGCTGGCAGCACTCAGCAACTCTCGTTCATCGGCTCAGCCGTTCACGGTGGCGGCTCATGCCAAGTCTCCCTCACTACCGACAAGAATCCCACTAAAGACTCTGTCTGGAAGGTCATACACTCTATCGAGGGTGGATGCCCTGCGAAGAATCAAGCCGGCAACTACCCCGAGAATGCCAATGCTGAAAACCCTGACAAGTATGACTTCAAGATTCCCGAAGAACTGGCTGCTGGCGACTACGTCCTGGCATGGACCTGGTTCAACCACGTCGGCAACCGCGAGATGTACATGAACTGTGCCGCGGTCAATATTGAGGGCCAGGGCGGCTCTGAGGGTTATCTGGACTCCCTCCCCGATATGTTTGTTGCTAACATCGGTAACAAATGCGAGACCCTCGCTGACACGGATCTTGCATTCCCCAACCCCGGAAAGTCCGTAAGCAAGCTCAAGAGCAAGCTTGATCCTCCCAAGGGAACGGGATGCCAAGCTGCCGGCTCTGGTTCTGGCGACGGTAGTTCCGATGGTGGACCTAGCGGGAGTGATCCTGAACCTTCTGCACCTGCCGCCGCTCCGACTACCGACGCTGGTTCTCAGCCAACCCAGCCATCCGTCACCCCACCTCCTGCTCCTGGCTCTGGCGATGGATCCAGCGGTGCTCCCGAGATCCCTGGTGGTGCTTTTATCACTGTTTCTCAGCCTGCTGCTTCACAGCCTTCTGCTACTCAAGCACCCGAGACTCCCGCTGCCCCCGGGACTCCTGACAACAGCGCCGACGAAGGCTCCGGCTCTGATGGGGGCTCTGGGCCTGATAACAACGGCGGTGACTCTGGTTCTGGAAGTGGTGGTTTTGCTGCTGGAACTGCCTGCACGACCGAGGGCGAGTGGAACTGCATTGGCGGTTCGTCTTTCCAGCGCTGTGCCAGTGGTACTTGGACTCCATCTCAAGGACTCTCCCCTGGTGTCACTTGTACGCCCGGACAAGGTGCCGATATCAGCATGAGTGTCAAGCGAGGCAAGAGGAACATGCGCCGCTCCCTGCGTCATGTTGCCTAA
- a CDS encoding hypothetical protein (TransMembrane:2 (i62-83o112-131i)), translated as MSSWETTALRLHSNVTAHSTPNSAHKSLPPLPRQKTKTRTVTDAKKVSAEEEYARTKGWKPLSLSTPILLAVIALTILLAIAVETLAQRSASQGGLALSPSLEDIPEYAKFGYLYVPTIIAVLYSMIWSWIDLDVKRMQPWFEMSKRDGATAENSLFLDYQYDFVALVPFKAAKQK; from the coding sequence atgtCTAGTTGGGAGACCACAGCCCTTCGGCTGCACAGCAATGTGACCGCCCACTCAACACCGAACTCTGCTCACAAGAGTCTGCCACCATTACCAAGACAAAAGACGAAGACTAGAACGGTTACAGATGCGAAGAAAGTTTCTGCGGAAGAGGAATATGCCAGAACGAAAGGATGGAAACCACTCTCACTCTCAACCCCGATACTACTTGCTGTAATCGCTCTTACGATCCTCCTCGCCATCGCTGTTGAAACACTGGCACAACGAAGTGCTTCCCAAGGTGGACTAGCACTGTCTCCCTCACTCGAAGATATCCCCGAATACGCCAAGTTTGGCTATCTTTATGTCCCGACCATCATCGCTGTATTGTACAGTATGATATGGAGTTGGATCGATCTGGACGTCAAGCGAATGCAACCATGGTTTGAAATGTCAAAACGCGACGGGGCTACTGCCGAGAACTCACTGTTTTTGGACTATCAATACGACTTTGTAGCTTTGGTTCCTTTCAAAGCAGCCAAACAGAAGTAG
- a CDS encoding hypothetical protein (TransMembrane:3 (o111-131i219-242o581-601i)), translated as MVGYALAGRDLPVTDYASMDTLERVYNEAHQYLFSLAVNHLLTNGTEITNNTASIDYFLTGVVLRLVYDDQTKSSKVTLEKFIGDSLKPEDHNAGLQKGYYDPVRPLVLRGWSGLLFVLALTGVMVGLSYLKQQEKMLKGLHRPSENFEVLQLLENYIPTVFATLIEPFWVLLNRLLCVLQPFRDLWQGKAEPSRSISASYTSIPPQLVIWRALKSRHIVLVLVCTMALLANLLAVGMGSLFNEAPMLAEYTELMLPAFNAKFDNDSVFGLDRALHQDLITTSQYSDHYYIAMANLSSGTTLPPWVSKDYYFQRHEMAKSKQSNSRDVYNIPARGFGATANCTALPVRRLPVHDTPRPFRDFSQVKDGDCGDAIDIVSQEMRENIFNRSTGVSGEEYVGTLGDNQGPVRCARTLIMGWARTSDAENINGTVDASFITCRPTLQTALFNLTVDSLGHVLSYDRTSEIETSLDYEGWESHVDLIIRNVGIQWQSMPFQWHNDSTARDWMNYLTVLKTGSRDILNPLNAVPDTEKLKPVVEDIYRRVFAIFLGLNDQLFDTRNETEPSTVVRRSEETRIFMEDASFIMTMTILSLNAAVALLFYSRAVPFVLPRLPTTLGSTLAYVAPSRLAAPSFQASPGHLSRTFSFGRSGFAEDEKGFLSTDLQE; from the exons ATGGTTGGTTACGCCCTGGCCGGAAGAGACTTACCCGTCACCGACTACGCATCCATGGACACTCTTGAACGAGTGTATAACGAAGCCCACCAATATCTGTTTTCGTTGGCTGTGAATCACCTACTCACTAACGGTACCGAGATAACGAACAACACTGCGTCAATCGATTACTTCTTAACCGGTGTCGTA CTCAGATTGGTTTATGATGACCAAACGAAAAGCTCCAAAGTGACGCTCGAAAAGTTCATCGGAGACTCTTTAAAGCCTGAAGATCACAATGCTGGGCTACAAAAAGGATATTACGATCCAGTTCGACCTTTGGTTTTAAGAGGATGGAGCGGGTTGCTCTTTGTGTTGGCCTTGACTGGTGTAATGGTCGGTCTTTCATATCTGAAACAGCAAGAGAAAATGTTAAAAG GATTACACCGTCCCTCCGAGAACTTCGAAGTATTGCAACTTCTGGAGAACTATATTCCGACTGTATTCGCAACATTAATAGAACCTTTCTGGGTTCTTTTGAATCGTTTGCTCTGCGTTTTGCAACCCTTCCGGGATCTCTGGCAGGGCAAAGCCGAACCATCACGATCTATCTCAGCTTCTTATACTTCCATTCCCCCACAGCTAGTCATATGGAGGGCGTTGAAGTCAAGGCACATTGTTCTTGTACTCGTTTGCACAATGGCTCTGCTTGCCAATCTTCTAGCTGTTGGTATGGGTTCTCTTTTTAACGAAGCGCCCATGTTAGCAGAGTACACGGAACTCATGCTGCCTGCCTTCAACGCGAAATTTGATAACGATTCTGTATTTGGACTTGACAGAGCTTTACACCAGGATCTCATTACGACAAGCCAGTACTCTGATCATTACTATATCGCGATGGCCAATCTCTCTTCTGGCACTACGCTTCCGCCATGGGTATCAAAAGATTACTACTTCCAGCGACACGAGATGGCAAAATCTAAACAATCCAATTCTCGTGATGTGTATAACATACCCGCCCGAGGGTTTGGAGCCACGGCAAATTGCACGGCATTGCCTGTCAGACGACTACCAGTCCATGACACTCCTCGACCTTTCCGAGATTTCTCACAAGTGAAAGATGGGGACTGCGGTGATGCTATTGACATTGTTAGTCAAGAAATGCGAGAAAACATATTCAATCGTTCGACAGGTGTCTCTGGCGAGGAATACGTCGGTACTCTTGGGGACAACCAAGGTCCGGTACGATGTGCTCGAACCTTGATTATGGGATGGGCCCGAACCTCCGATGCTGAAAATATAAACGGCACCGTTGATGCCAGTTTCATAACTTGTCGCCCGACTTTACAAACAGCCTTATTCAATCTCACAGTGGATTCACTGGGCCACGTACTTTCGTACGATAGAACGAGCGAAATTGAGACCAGCTTGGACTACGAGGGCTGGGAATCGCACGTAGATCTCATCATTCGGAACGTTGGCATACAATGGCAAAGTATGCCATTTCAATGGCATAATGACTCGACAGCACGAGACTGGATGAATTATCTCACAGTGCTCAAGACTGGATCGAGAGACATACTCAATCCACTCAACGCTGTCCCAGATACCGAAAAGCTGAAGCCCGTGGTCGAAGACATATACCGCCGCGTTTTTGCGATATTCCTAGGTTTGAACGACCAGCTATTCGACACCAGAAACGAAACGGAGCCTTCGACAGTGGTCCGAAGGTCGGAGGAAACTCGAATTTTCATGGAAGACGCTTCATTTATTATGACCATGACCATTCTATCTTTGAATGCAGCTGTTGCTTTGCTCTTCTACAGCAGAGCTGTACCATTTGTTCTACCACGGTTACCGACCACCTTGGGTTCAACTCTTGCCTATGTCGCGCCAAGTCGACTTGCTGCGCCTTCTTTTCAAGCCTCTCCGGGGCACTTATCACGAACATTTAGTTTCGGGAG ATCCGGTTTCGCTGAAGATGAAAAAGGATTTCTTTCGACGGATTTGCAGGAATAA
- a CDS encoding hypothetical protein (BUSCO:54160at5125), producing the protein MSGDYTAFFYGTLMAPEVFFTVCYGHNNPHQVIKDLHTFTPAILEGYCRHRVRHADYPGVVAEKGHSVRGVYATGLTDANMSKLDTFEGSEYDKEKVKVKLLNRDGTVSDEGEIKETTVYVFNSPKYLEKREWDFEEFRKTKMRNWTRGGLAFDECKSTHAMFLYVHNTDDGYCRSLRKLPMTAQR; encoded by the exons ATGAGTGGTGACTACACTGCCTTTTTCTACG GTACTTTG ATGGCCCCCGAGGTCTTCTTCACTGTTTGCTATGGTCACAATAACCCTCACCAGGTCATCAAGGATTTGCATACATTCACTCCGGCAATTCTCGAGGGTTACTGTCGCCATCGGGTTCGACATGCAGATTATCCTGGTGTTGTGGCTGAGAAGGGCCATAGTGTTCGTGGGGTTTACGCAACTGGTCTCACGGATGCCAACATGAGCAAGCTTGACACGTTCGAGGGGTCTGAGTATGACAAGGAAAAGGTCAAAGTTAAGTTGCTCAACAGAGACGGCACTGTCAGCGACGAGGGTGAAATCAAGGAAACGACCGTCTACGTTTTTAACTCACCCAAGTACCTTGAGAAGCGCGAATGGGACTTTGAGGAGTTTCGAAAGACCAAAATGCGGAACTGGACCCGGGGCGGATTGGCTTTCGATGAATGTAAGTCGACCCATGCCATGTTCCTATACGTGCACAATACTGACGATGGATACTGTAGAAGTCTTAGAAAGCTGCCAATGACGGCTCAGAGGTAA